In the genome of Mesotoga sp. UBA6090, the window CTTCCAGATATAGATTCTCTAAGAAGGGCGCATGAGGAAATCGATCAGAACCCAAACTTCAAGAGCTCCTTCTCAATACTTTCTGTTATCGAAGGAGGAGAGGGAGATCACATTAACCAGATTCAGCAAGTTACCAGGGAAATCGATGCACTGAGAGACTCTCCGTTAATTGAGGCAGTCTTCAAGAAAGCAAATTACTATGACTTCGTCGTAGAACTGCTTGACAGAGCGGGATCCATTGAAAGCTCGAATGATCTTATTGACCTTGCTACCGAGGTTATACCGGAAAGCCTGAGGGATCAGCTTCTCTATGAGGCTGCCAATGGTGAGACGTATTTTGTTCTGAACTCCGAACCATCATCGACAATCTACAGAAACAATGTAATCAAGATTATTTACGACAGTCTCAGTCCTGAACTCAGAGCTTCTTTCGGAGGATATCCCAAAGTCTTCCATTACCTGATGGATCTTGTGAGAATCGTCTCCCTTCCGATATGTTTGGTTGCCTTCGTAGCAATCTTTGTCGTCGTTTCTATCGAAAGAAAGTCCATCGTAGATGGCCTCAAGACATTAGTTCTGATGGTTGGAATTCTGATGTCGATGTTTGGTTTAATGGAATTGATTGGAATTGAAACGACTTTTGTCACTGTAATCTCTGCCCCGCTGATAATTGGAATTGGTGTAGACTCACTTGTTTACGTTATATATAGTTCTATGGATAAGAAGAACTCAGAGCTGGCCAGAACCTTCAAATCAATAACCATGTCTTCGGCAACGACCATGCTAACCTTCTTCTCATTCATTTTTGCAAAGGGAAAACTCCTGAGCACATTCGGCATAAGCCTCGGGTTTGGGGTTCTTGCCGCACTTGTTGTTGCAACCTTTCTAGTTCCTGTGCTACCATGGAACAGCAAAAAGAAGATCGGAGGTTGAGATATGCCATTACATCTTCTGGTGGCTTACTATGTGGTTGATCATGCATTTGTAAATAATCGAAAGCTTGCAAAGATGGACGATAAGAAGTTCTGGATTCATTTCATCTGGGTCGTTCTGATCTTCCTTGCCTTTACTTTCGACGTCTTTCTATCAAGTCCTCTTGGAATACTTTTACTGATACTTTCTATCGGCCTGACAGTCACTGTTGACATGGGCCGCAAGAGGTTGTCAAACCCCTTGATCGAAGTCATTGCTTTCTTCCTGCTTCTTTTTCTCACCTTACTTGGAAGAAGCTTCCTCGTCGAATCACTTGTCACTGTGGAGTTTTCCTGGTATCTTATGGGAATGCTTCTGGTAACCGTGGGTGTCACGTACTTTCTTCGTGGGAGTATACTGCCGGAAGAGGCTACCGACTCAATCGGGATCGCTGAGAGAATGTCTATATTTATCTTCATTCTTGCAAATCACTGGAACTGGGTGATTGTTTCCGTTTTAGCCGGACTGGCCTTCCGTGCAGTGTTTTCTAAGGACAACAAGAAGGAGTGGATCATCAGCCCCGTTGCAGGGATAGTTATTTCCTTTCTCTGGCAACTGTTTATGAGGGGTTTCCTGGCTTGACATATGCGATTGGAGATATTCACGGTTGCCTGTCGCCGCTGAAGAGACTCATTAAAGCAATCAAGCTCAAAGATGACGACACTCTTGTTTTCATCGGAGATTATGTGGATCGTGGTCCCAATCCCAGAGGAGTCATAGACTTCCTGATTGCGCTTTCAGTTAACCATCGCTGCAACTTTATCAGAGGAAACCATGAACAGATGTTTCTCGATTACTTGAGAGGCGCCGAGGGGTCCACAATATGGGCATACAACGGTATGGAAACGACAATCAGGAGTTACGGCAGCATCAGATCGGTTCCTGATTATCATATCGAGTTTCTAAACGAAACTCTCCTTTACTACGAAAAGAGCGACTTCGTCTTTGTACACGCTGGGGTACGGCCGGGCATCCCTCTCAGAAAGCAGAGTTCAGATGATCTTTTGTGGATTAGAGAACCCTTTCTCAAGAGTTCCAATCCGCTGAAAAATCGTACGGTGGTTTACGGCCATACTCCTCTGATAAGCGGTCCTCTCGTTCAAGAAGGAAAGATTGGGATCGACACCGGCTGTGTTTACGGAGGCTACCTTACCGCCTATAGAGTTGAAGATAACTTCTTTTTGTCAGAAAGATCCTGATCTGATTTTCCCTCCACAGAATTGGAAGAGCGGAAGAAAGGTCTTCCGCTCCGGAAAAACGACTTCCTCTATTTTTAGGGATAAATTCCTCTCAGTTTCGTAGCATGTGCAACTTTCTCAATAGAATCAACGTAAGCAGCCGTTCTCATGTCGATGTTGTACTTGTTCATTGTAGATGCTACCGAACCGAACGCCTCTCTCATGATCTTGTGGAGAGCTCTCCTCACATCTTCAACATCCCAGAAGTAGTGCTGCAGTCCCTGAACCCATTCGAAGTAGGAGACCGTAACTCCACCGGCATTGGCAAGGAAGTCGGGCACAACGAAAGTATTTTCCGCCAGAACGATATCTTCCGCATCAGGTGTCATAGGACCGTTTGCACCCTCAACAATTATCTTGGCTCTGATGTTTCTTGCATTCTTCTCGGTTATCGCATTCTCAAGAGCCGCAGGAACAAGGATGTCGACGTCGAGCCCGAGAAGATCTTCATTGGTTATCTTCTGACCCTTTGGATAACCGTCAATTACTCCGTCATTCTGATCCCTGTACTCCATAAGATCGTCAATGTCGAAACCGTCTGGATTGTAGAGGCCGCCGGAAACGTCACTAATACCTACAATCTTCGAACCCATCTCTTCATATATCAGTTTCGCAGCGAAAGAACCGACGTTGCCAAATCCTTGAACGGCTACCCTTGCTTCCTTTGGATCCATATCTTTATACTTGAGCGCCTCTTCAGCAACTACCCTGACTCCTCGGCCGGTAGCTTCTGTTCTACCCTTGGAACCTCCAATTTCCAGAGGTTTTCCAGTGACAATTCCAAGGACGGAATGACCGACATTCATGGAGTAAGTGTCCATATACCAGGCCATTATCTGGGCGTTTGTGTTCACATCCGGTGCAGGAATGTCTTCTCCTTCACCAATGATTATCTGGATCTCTGAGAAGTATCTTCTCGAGAGTCTTTCGATCTCGCTTAGAGAGAGCTCCTGCGGATTGACGCAGACTCCGCCTTTTCCGCCTCCGTAAGGAATGCCTACCACGGCGCATTTCCAAGTCATCCAGAAAGCAAGTGCCTTCACTTCATCAAGAGTAACGTTCTGGTGGTACCTAACGCCACCCTTTGCTGGACCTCTCGCGATATTGTGCTGTACCCTGTGTCCCGTGAAAACCCTGATCTCTCCGTTGTCCATTCTGACGGGGAAATTGACTGTGAGTTCTCTCTTCGGAAAAGACAAGACCTGTCTCATGCTCTGGCTAAGATCCATTACATCGGCAGCTTTATTGAACTGCTTCAGTGCATTTTGGAACAGACTATTTTCTGCCACAACATTACCTCCTCGAAGATTGGTGTTCTTTACTTGAATTCTATGACCAGATTGTATTCTTCTCAAACCCAAGCAGAGGCAAAAGACGGCATTTACGACTAATTAGCGAATCCTAAGTAGCCTTTTCTGTGCTACTATCCGTTATGCTAATTGCCAATAAAAAAGGCGAGGATAACCTCGCTCTGGTACCCCCAGAAGGAATCGAACCTTCATCTGCGGATTAGGAATCCGCCGTTCTATCCGTTGAACTATAGGGGCACAATGAGCAAATTATAGCATCACGTTTCTTCCTTTTCAATCACATTCTGATAAAATTGATTCAGTCAGGGAGCAGGGAAGCTGCTTCAGAGATCAACTTCACCTTACGTTGATTATCGTCAAGCCGATGATTTCGTAGTGAAATCCAATGCTTTCCGGCATCTCAAATTCATGAGAGGTGAACCCAGTTGAAGAAAGACGTTGCTCTAGAATCTACTGTCATAGCTCATGGCCTTCCTAAAGGAATAAACTTCGAGACTGCCTTGAACATGGAGAGAGCCGTGAGGGAAAACGGAGGCACTCCCAGGACTATCGGAATTCTCGGAGGAGAGATAGTTGTCGGTCTCACAAATGAACAGATAAAGAAACTTGGTATGGCCTCGAATGTCTTGAAAGTCGGCACTGCTGAGATCGCCTATGCGACAGCAATGAAGAGAGATGCAGCAACAACGGTAAGCGCCACAATGGCCATCTCGAGAACGAGCGGAATCTCAGTTCTTGCCACCGGTGGAATTGGCGGAGTTCATAGGGACATCGACTGGGATGTGTCTCAAGATATAATAGAGCTTTCGAGAACGAGAATGATAGTGGTCTCTGCAGGCGTCAAGAGCATACTGGACGTTCC includes:
- a CDS encoding metallophosphoesterase family protein, with amino-acid sequence MTYAIGDIHGCLSPLKRLIKAIKLKDDDTLVFIGDYVDRGPNPRGVIDFLIALSVNHRCNFIRGNHEQMFLDYLRGAEGSTIWAYNGMETTIRSYGSIRSVPDYHIEFLNETLLYYEKSDFVFVHAGVRPGIPLRKQSSDDLLWIREPFLKSSNPLKNRTVVYGHTPLISGPLVQEGKIGIDTGCVYGGYLTAYRVEDNFFLSERS
- a CDS encoding Glu/Leu/Phe/Val family dehydrogenase: MAENSLFQNALKQFNKAADVMDLSQSMRQVLSFPKRELTVNFPVRMDNGEIRVFTGHRVQHNIARGPAKGGVRYHQNVTLDEVKALAFWMTWKCAVVGIPYGGGKGGVCVNPQELSLSEIERLSRRYFSEIQIIIGEGEDIPAPDVNTNAQIMAWYMDTYSMNVGHSVLGIVTGKPLEIGGSKGRTEATGRGVRVVAEEALKYKDMDPKEARVAVQGFGNVGSFAAKLIYEEMGSKIVGISDVSGGLYNPDGFDIDDLMEYRDQNDGVIDGYPKGQKITNEDLLGLDVDILVPAALENAITEKNARNIRAKIIVEGANGPMTPDAEDIVLAENTFVVPDFLANAGGVTVSYFEWVQGLQHYFWDVEDVRRALHKIMREAFGSVASTMNKYNIDMRTAAYVDSIEKVAHATKLRGIYP
- a CDS encoding pseudouridine-5'-phosphate glycosidase — encoded protein: MKKDVALESTVIAHGLPKGINFETALNMERAVRENGGTPRTIGILGGEIVVGLTNEQIKKLGMASNVLKVGTAEIAYATAMKRDAATTVSATMAISRTSGISVLATGGIGGVHRDIDWDVSQDIIELSRTRMIVVSAGVKSILDVPKTLEFLETFGVTIVAYRTDCFPLFHCSKSPYRINLTINSPEEAVQILKEKERLGIEGGVLVANPIPEADSMNFDELSTLIESALKSAETNGISGKALTPYLLSRLAELSDGKTLDSNISLLINNAALGGLIAASFGAEQ